From a region of the Streptomyces sp. B21-083 genome:
- a CDS encoding cellulase family glycosylhydrolase, with product MFRFRTLRRALCAAAAALLLPLGAGAQAAHAADVRAADAGAGYWHTSGRQILDAAGQPVRIAGINWFGFETGNYVVHGLWSRDYKSMIDQMKSLGYNTIRMPYSDDIFKSSTVPNSIDFSSGKNADLQGLGSLQVMDKLVAYAGQIGLKVILDRHRPDSGGQSALWYTAAVPESTWIANLKALASRYVGQDTVIGIDLHNEPHDPACWGCGDTTKDWRLAAQRAGNAVLGVNPQLLVFVEGVQTFNGVSGWWGGNLMGVAQYPVQLNVANRVVYSAHDYATSVAQQSWFSDPSFPANMPGIWDKYWGYIFKQNIAPVWVGEFGTTLQSTVDQRWLAALVDYLRPTATYGSDSFHWTFWSWNPNSGDTGGILKDDWSSVDTVKDGYLASVKAPGFPGSGGGGGGGGGGGSTAACAATYAVSSDWGGGFNAEVKVTNSGTVALKSWKVAWTWGGSQAVTSMWNATYTQTGSTVTAVNAAHNGSLAVGDSATFGFGGAPGGGGVPAVSCTAT from the coding sequence ATGTTCCGCTTCCGTACCTTGAGAAGAGCTCTGTGCGCTGCCGCCGCCGCGCTTCTGTTGCCGCTGGGAGCCGGTGCGCAGGCCGCCCACGCGGCGGACGTCCGTGCGGCGGACGCCGGTGCCGGCTACTGGCACACCAGCGGGCGGCAGATCCTGGACGCGGCCGGGCAGCCCGTCCGGATCGCCGGCATCAACTGGTTCGGCTTCGAGACCGGCAACTACGTGGTGCACGGTCTCTGGTCCCGCGACTACAAGAGCATGATCGACCAGATGAAGTCGCTCGGCTACAACACCATCCGGATGCCGTACAGCGACGACATCTTCAAGTCCTCCACCGTCCCCAACAGCATCGACTTCAGCAGCGGCAAGAACGCCGATCTGCAGGGCCTGGGCTCCCTCCAGGTCATGGACAAGTTGGTCGCGTACGCCGGTCAGATCGGCCTCAAGGTCATCCTGGACCGGCACCGGCCGGACTCGGGCGGGCAGTCGGCGCTCTGGTACACGGCGGCGGTGCCCGAGTCGACGTGGATCGCCAACCTGAAGGCGCTGGCGTCGCGTTACGTCGGGCAGGACACGGTCATCGGCATCGACCTGCACAACGAGCCGCATGATCCTGCCTGTTGGGGCTGCGGTGACACGACGAAGGACTGGCGGCTGGCGGCCCAGCGGGCGGGCAACGCGGTTCTCGGCGTGAATCCGCAACTGCTGGTGTTCGTGGAGGGCGTGCAGACGTTCAACGGGGTCTCCGGCTGGTGGGGCGGCAACCTGATGGGGGTCGCGCAGTATCCGGTGCAGCTGAACGTGGCGAACCGGGTCGTGTACTCCGCCCACGACTACGCGACGAGCGTGGCCCAGCAGAGCTGGTTCAGTGATCCCTCGTTCCCCGCCAACATGCCGGGCATCTGGGACAAGTACTGGGGCTACATCTTCAAGCAGAACATCGCGCCGGTGTGGGTGGGGGAGTTCGGTACGACGCTCCAGTCGACGGTGGACCAGCGGTGGCTGGCCGCGCTGGTGGACTATCTGCGGCCGACAGCGACGTACGGCTCGGACTCCTTCCACTGGACCTTCTGGTCCTGGAACCCCAACTCCGGTGACACGGGCGGGATCCTGAAGGACGACTGGTCGTCGGTGGACACCGTGAAGGACGGCTATCTGGCGAGCGTGAAGGCGCCGGGCTTCCCGGGGAGCGGTGGCGGAGGAGGCGGTGGCGGTGGCGGTGGTAGTACGGCCGCCTGCGCCGCCACCTACGCCGTCAGCAGCGACTGGGGCGGCGGGTTCAACGCCGAGGTCAAGGTGACCAATTCGGGCACTGTTGCGCTCAAGTCCTGGAAGGTGGCGTGGACTTGGGGCGGCTCGCAGGCGGTCACGAGCATGTGGAACGCGACGTACACCCAGACGGGCTCGACGGTGACCGCCGTGAACGCGGCTCACAACGGGAGCCTGGCGGTGGGAGATTCGGCGACCTTCGGCTTCGGGGGAGCGCCGGGGGGCGGGGGCGTGCCCGCGGTGAGCTGTACGGCGACGTGA
- a CDS encoding VOC family protein — translation MSVELNHTIVHARDNRESAEFFANLLGLEISAEWGPFIAVDLSNGVTLDFATIPADSITAQHYAFLVSEEEFDAAYAQIRQRGVEHYADPHRKQPGAINVNDGGRGVYFMDPAGHAMELITVPYGGWTS, via the coding sequence TTGTCAGTCGAGTTGAACCACACGATCGTCCACGCCCGGGACAACCGGGAGTCCGCGGAGTTCTTCGCGAACCTGCTCGGCCTTGAGATCAGCGCCGAGTGGGGCCCGTTCATCGCCGTCGATCTGAGCAACGGCGTCACACTGGACTTCGCCACGATCCCCGCCGACAGCATCACCGCCCAGCACTACGCCTTCCTGGTCTCCGAGGAGGAGTTCGACGCGGCGTACGCGCAGATCAGGCAGCGTGGCGTCGAGCACTACGCCGATCCCCACCGCAAGCAGCCCGGCGCGATCAACGTCAACGACGGTGGTCGCGGCGTGTACTTCATGGACCCGGCGGGCCACGCCATGGAACTCATCACCGTGCCGTACGGCGGCTGGACCTCGTAG
- a CDS encoding nuclear transport factor 2 family protein has protein sequence MTPHMPARRILVAVLAASALLGAASVPAVASPSTGGHHADRCVGDGARLDYQKDVAVRVLKGVFERGDTAVVDKFVRPDYIQHNPLAANGSGPLKNLAAGVHQQFPEAKYDVKRVISEGDLVLVHSNVVLTPGTRGSAVFDIFRFRSGKIAEHWDTGQNVPDTSANGNDMFSTVSRPQNEQPGSRWLTAYNKKLVTRAFDRLIVDKDLSALDTYWGTEYHQHNPGIADGVAGAREGLGGYFRAFPELAVSRKRVVAEGDLVAVHSHYVNAPGERGQAVVDLFRVRGGKIVEHWDVLQDVPATSANDNTMF, from the coding sequence GCGGCGAGCGTGCCCGCCGTCGCCTCGCCGTCCACCGGTGGCCACCATGCCGACCGGTGCGTCGGTGACGGTGCCCGGCTCGACTACCAGAAGGACGTCGCCGTACGTGTCCTCAAGGGTGTCTTCGAGCGCGGTGACACCGCGGTCGTGGACAAGTTCGTACGGCCCGACTACATCCAGCACAACCCCCTCGCGGCCAACGGCTCCGGCCCGCTGAAGAACCTGGCCGCCGGCGTGCATCAGCAGTTCCCCGAGGCGAAGTACGACGTCAAGCGGGTCATCTCGGAAGGTGACCTCGTCCTCGTGCACTCCAACGTCGTGCTGACGCCGGGGACTCGGGGCTCGGCCGTGTTCGACATCTTCCGGTTCCGGAGCGGGAAGATCGCCGAACACTGGGACACCGGGCAGAACGTGCCGGACACCAGCGCCAACGGCAACGACATGTTCTCGACGGTCAGTCGGCCACAGAATGAGCAGCCGGGGTCGCGGTGGCTCACCGCCTACAACAAGAAGCTCGTGACCAGGGCGTTCGACCGGCTCATCGTCGACAAGGACCTGTCCGCGCTCGACACGTACTGGGGGACCGAGTACCACCAGCACAATCCAGGCATCGCGGATGGTGTGGCCGGCGCGCGTGAGGGGCTCGGCGGGTACTTCCGGGCGTTCCCGGAGCTGGCCGTCTCGCGGAAGCGGGTGGTGGCCGAAGGGGATCTGGTCGCCGTGCACAGCCACTACGTGAACGCGCCGGGCGAGCGCGGCCAGGCCGTCGTGGACCTGTTCCGGGTGCGGGGCGGGAAGATCGTCGAGCACTGGGACGTACTGCAGGACGTTCCCGCGACTTCGGCCAACGACAACACGATGTTCTGA
- a CDS encoding GDSL-type esterase/lipase family protein, whose translation MLRLMPVGDSMTIGSAGEHTWRYRLWQHLRETYGAPFRIVGPREAVYDKATDTPDSYEYADPDFPRAHLAGWGEGWHHMAPLIADAVRAHKPDVLLVSLGLIDLGFYTDAEQTAENVRLFVAEARRSNPRIAIALLPVIPNSRAETDPPFAAQVTRFNELLAKTAADLDEPRSPLLLTSPPPSYDIHHDTYDGTHPNANGEHKIAGAFADSLYEAWDLGERYGAETD comes from the coding sequence ATGCTCAGGTTGATGCCCGTAGGCGACTCCATGACGATCGGCAGCGCCGGCGAACACACCTGGCGCTACCGGCTGTGGCAGCACCTGCGGGAGACGTACGGCGCCCCGTTCCGGATCGTCGGCCCGCGCGAGGCGGTGTACGACAAGGCGACGGACACCCCCGACTCGTACGAGTACGCCGACCCGGACTTCCCCCGCGCCCATCTGGCCGGCTGGGGCGAGGGCTGGCACCACATGGCCCCGCTGATCGCGGACGCGGTACGCGCCCACAAGCCGGACGTCCTCCTGGTCTCCCTGGGCCTGATCGACCTGGGCTTCTACACGGACGCCGAACAGACGGCCGAGAACGTCCGCCTCTTCGTGGCCGAGGCCCGCCGCTCCAACCCGCGCATCGCCATAGCCCTGCTTCCGGTGATCCCCAACTCCCGCGCGGAGACCGACCCGCCCTTCGCCGCCCAGGTCACCCGCTTCAACGAACTCCTGGCGAAAACGGCAGCCGACCTGGACGAACCCCGCTCCCCTCTGCTCCTGACATCGCCCCCACCGTCGTACGACATCCACCACGACACCTACGACGGCACGCATCCCAACGCGAACGGCGAGCACAAGATCGCGGGGGCGTTCGCGGACTCGCTGTACGAGGCCTGGGATCTGGGGGAGCGATACGGGGCTGAAACCGACTGA
- a CDS encoding Uma2 family endonuclease: MTVLEDRIEMAEIADNGDELTLDTMFGWLEKSPIPDGYRVEIVGGNIFMSPQRDTHWEIIAAIYDQLRTKYPRKRVKSDVRIDYPGHLNGFSSDVTLMTEGAEKSDKGLWRCQDVEFVAEVISKKTAANDYGPKKTAYAEAEVPVYLIADPYQGRCFLYTHPKNGEYATETKLAFGDDVNLGDTTVGLTLSTDEFPRD, translated from the coding sequence GTGACCGTCCTTGAAGACAGGATCGAGATGGCCGAGATCGCCGACAACGGTGACGAGCTGACGCTCGACACGATGTTCGGGTGGCTTGAGAAGAGCCCCATCCCCGACGGATACAGGGTCGAGATCGTCGGAGGGAACATCTTCATGTCGCCGCAGCGGGACACCCACTGGGAGATCATCGCAGCCATTTACGATCAGCTGCGCACCAAGTACCCGCGCAAGCGTGTGAAGTCCGACGTCCGCATCGACTACCCGGGCCACCTCAACGGCTTCTCCTCCGACGTCACGCTCATGACCGAAGGTGCCGAGAAGAGCGACAAGGGCCTGTGGCGCTGTCAGGACGTCGAGTTCGTCGCCGAAGTGATCTCGAAGAAGACCGCGGCCAATGACTACGGTCCGAAGAAGACCGCCTACGCCGAGGCCGAAGTCCCCGTCTACCTCATCGCCGATCCCTACCAGGGCAGGTGTTTCCTCTACACCCACCCCAAGAACGGCGAGTACGCGACCGAGACGAAGCTCGCTTTCGGAGACGATGTGAACCTGGGCGACACCACCGTCGGCCTCACCCTCTCCACGGACGAGTTCCCCCGCGACTAG
- a CDS encoding WD40 repeat domain-containing protein: MRRSLALLAGGLLVWVLAAPASAADGDQDFTIKDPRITESSGLAASRLHPGVYWTHNDSDDGAFLYAVDSATGKTVATVTMSGVGRPRDIEAISIGPDNQIYVGDIGDNDGVTWDYVWVYRLPEPKVLRNQTIRATQYVVKYTDGSRDAESLVVHPKTGRVYIIDKQEDGGHLYAGPAKLSSSGTNVFRPVAPVDMWATDAAFSPDGRQLAVRGYFGGVSYAWNGGKLKRQGQLDVPLQGQGESVTYSRDGSKLMYGSEGAESGVQAEDAPSYGKSGDSDSGGGNGSSASGNDGGGGSGGNVRNGAVALGVILLAYLGLKRLRRRPS, from the coding sequence ATGCGCCGATCGCTCGCCCTCCTCGCCGGGGGCCTACTCGTCTGGGTGCTCGCCGCGCCCGCCTCCGCTGCCGACGGTGACCAGGACTTCACCATCAAGGACCCGCGGATCACCGAGTCCAGCGGTCTCGCCGCCTCCCGTCTCCACCCCGGCGTCTACTGGACCCACAACGACAGTGACGACGGTGCCTTCCTGTACGCGGTCGACAGCGCGACCGGGAAGACGGTCGCCACGGTCACCATGTCCGGCGTGGGCAGGCCCCGCGACATCGAGGCCATCTCCATCGGCCCGGACAACCAGATCTACGTCGGCGACATCGGCGACAACGATGGCGTGACCTGGGATTATGTGTGGGTCTACCGGCTTCCCGAGCCCAAGGTGCTCAGGAACCAGACGATCCGCGCCACGCAGTACGTCGTGAAGTACACGGACGGTTCGCGTGATGCCGAGTCCCTGGTCGTGCATCCGAAGACCGGGCGCGTCTACATCATCGACAAGCAGGAGGACGGCGGCCATCTGTACGCCGGGCCGGCCAAGCTCTCCTCCTCCGGCACCAACGTCTTCCGGCCCGTCGCCCCCGTCGACATGTGGGCCACCGACGCCGCCTTCTCGCCCGACGGGCGGCAGCTGGCCGTACGCGGGTACTTCGGCGGTGTCTCCTACGCCTGGAACGGCGGCAAGCTCAAGCGGCAGGGGCAGCTCGACGTGCCCTTGCAGGGGCAGGGGGAGTCGGTCACGTACAGCCGTGACGGGTCCAAGCTCATGTACGGGAGCGAGGGCGCCGAGAGCGGTGTCCAGGCCGAGGACGCTCCGTCGTACGGGAAGTCCGGTGACTCCGACTCGGGTGGTGGCAACGGGAGTTCGGCCTCGGGTAACGACGGGGGCGGGGGCTCGGGCGGGAACGTCAGGAACGGGGCTGTCGCGCTCGGCGTAATCCTCCTCGCCTATCTCGGGCTCAAGCGGCTTCGGCGGCGGCCGTCGTGA
- a CDS encoding carboxymuconolactone decarboxylase family protein, producing MEARLNLFADPVAAKATKHLVAAGQAAVDSTLPLATQELVRLRASQINGCGFCTDMHTKDAAAAGETAQRLHLVAAWREAKVFTDAERAALELTEQGTRIADAAGGVTDEAWANAAKYYDEEQLAALVLTITLINAFNRMNVIVQQPAGDYEPGMFAQL from the coding sequence ATGGAAGCCCGCTTGAACCTCTTCGCCGACCCGGTCGCGGCAAAGGCCACAAAGCACCTCGTCGCGGCGGGCCAGGCGGCCGTGGACTCGACCCTGCCGCTCGCGACGCAGGAACTGGTGAGGCTCCGCGCCAGCCAGATCAACGGCTGCGGATTCTGCACCGACATGCACACCAAGGACGCCGCCGCAGCGGGCGAGACCGCGCAGCGCCTTCACCTGGTCGCGGCCTGGCGGGAGGCCAAGGTCTTCACCGACGCCGAGCGCGCCGCGCTGGAGCTGACGGAGCAGGGCACCCGTATCGCGGACGCGGCCGGCGGGGTCACGGACGAGGCATGGGCGAACGCCGCCAAGTACTACGACGAGGAGCAGCTCGCCGCCCTGGTCCTCACGATCACCCTGATCAACGCCTTCAACCGGATGAACGTCATCGTCCAGCAGCCCGCCGGCGACTACGAGCCCGGCATGTTCGCCCAGCTCTGA